CGCAGTCCCTGGCCCTCGGCAAGGAGCCGCTGGTTCTGCCAGGGGTGAAACAGGGCTGGGAttccctgtggcactgccccGCTGGGgcagcccccagtgccaggctgacCTCCTCCTGTAGGCCCTCGGCCCGCGAGCACAGGCTGcgctgctccttctcctggggAGGGAGTGCATGGCCGTGAGGGGACActgtgtgacactgtgacaCCACGCGGCACCTCAGCTCAGCCTCTCACCGCAAGCCGTGCCTGCCGCCGGAGCTCGGtgttctcctcctccagccgcTTCACCACGGCCTTCATGTCGTCCAGCTCCTCCACGGCCACCCTGGCCTGCTCCAGCGCCTGCCGGCTGCTGCCAAGGGCAAACGGCGCTTCAGCCTTCCCAGGATGCAGATCCAGACCCTATGCCTGGGAGCCCCTCGGGAGCACCTTCGCAGCTGCGCCTGGAGCTGCGCAATCTCCTCGGCCAGGCGGGTGTTGAGCTCCTCGGCCAGCTCGGCATCCCGCTGCAGTTTGGCATTCTGGGCCGCCAGCTGCCGGGCACGGCTCCGGAGACCTGCGGCCTCGGCGCTGCTGGGGAGTCCCACTGCTCCTGGCGTGCTCCTGGGAGCACGGCCAGGGATGGCGGGGTGTCCCCACAGCAGGCACTTACGGGCTGGTGACGTCCGTGTTGTCACCCTGGAGCGGGGTGGTGGCTGGGGATGCGTGTCCTTCGTCCTCTGCGGGACGGGACACAGCGGGCTGTGTTTGCGTCCCCATCGGGGCCACCCCGACTCCCTTTTCCTGTGCCAATGCCcacctgctggcactgctccagtGTCACCAGTGGCCACGTCCTGCTCCTCGGCCCTGCACGGACGGAGCCGTGGGTCAGCACCACTGACCGGTCCGGCTGGCAGCAGGCACGGTGCCCATCTCTGGGCACTGACCCGTCCTGCCGGCACGCTGCGATCCAGGCACCCATGGCGCTGCGGAACCGGCTCCAGTCCAGCGCCGTGCCCGCGGCCGTGGGGTCCAGCGCCCGCTGCAGCGCCTGCAGCCGCCCATCGTGCCCGTTGTGCCCGGTCATCGCTGCCACGTACTCCACCACCCGCTGTGGCTGCACCAGCCCTGTGCGGATGGACGGAGGGCTCAGGGATGGTGGGGACCACCTCAGTTTGGCTGTGGCCACCATGGCCCCAGGGGCCTTGGCTACCTGTACGCTCGGGGTCGCAGGCGGCAAAGGTGCAGTCCAGGGCAAACTCGTCCGAGCAGCCGCTCTcggcaggggctgagggggggACAAGCGTTATGGAGGGGCCCGGCGCCTCACCCCCCACCCCGCTCCCTCATGGGGCCCGCACCTGGCAGGGGGATGACGGCGCTCGGGGCGCAGGGAACCTCTGCAGCCATGGGTCTCGGGGCCGTTCCGGGGGTgccgccgctgccccggggCGCAGCCGGGGGGTGTCGAGGGTCTCGGGGGGTCCCGGGAGCGCCGTGGGGCTGAGAGGGAGtcggtgggggggggggaattcCCCTCACGGCGGAGGAGAGGGGCGGGGCCTGGCGCGAGCCCCTCCCGCCCTGAGAGAAAGGGGCGGAGCAAGGGGcggggacagagggaaggggCGTGCCCCCGCTCCTCCACGCGGGTCGCGCGTTCCCGGTGCCGTCCCGGTCCCGTCTCGGTTCCGCTGCTTTCCAACAGCTTTTATTGAAGGACAAAGCCCTCCGTGCTTCCCCCACACCGCCCCGGCCCCCTCAGAGCCCCCGCAGCAGCTTCTCGTAGCGGGAGTCCAGGTTCCGGAGCAGGAACATCGACAGcatcagcagggagagctgcgAGCAGAGGGCAGGATCAGCGCCCCCGGAGCCCCTCGGACCCCTGACCCCCCTCCCGGCCACTCTGAACCCCCACCGACCCTTCTGGCCGCCCTGAATCCCCACGGACCCTCCCATGAACCCTCCCGCCCCCCCCACGCCACCCCACCTATGGTCCCACAGCCTTCCGAGCACCCCCAGGgccccccagctcagccccccGCCCCAGGGCATCCCCCCTACCTCCCCCAGGCCGATGCCGATGCAAACCCCCACGATGGTGACCAGGTTTCCGGCCAGCCAGCTCTGGACTCTCTCCTTGCAGCCCTGGGGTGACAACTGGGGGTCACTTGGAGCCCCCCCCGGAGCTCCAGGACCCCCGATTCCCCCGTGCCTCACCCTGGGGAAGATGTCCTGGGGGGCAGCCGTGGTGCAGCGGCCGTGGGGGAGCACCCACGGGCGATTGTGGGTGCTGTTGGGTGccctgaggcaggagcaggcgatggtcctgtccctgtccctggtggTGTCATCGTGCTGGTCCCAGTcctggggtcccttccagccacagcagccGAGCTGGGGCGGGGGGCAGGAGGTCAGTGTGGCGGCCGTGGGGTGATCCTGGGCTCCTTTTGGGAGGGGGGGGTCTCACCTGCTGCTGGACAGCATCCCAGCTCTCGTGGGGGTCCCCAGGTGGTCCCTGGGCCGGGTAGCCCCGGATCAGCTCCTCTGCGTAGGTGGCCACCTTTGTagccagctggggacagggatcagCACAGCCTCGACCCCGGGCCCGGGGTCCCCCCCGACCCCCGAGATCCCCCCTAGCTGGGCTTGGCCCCCGCACTCACAGTGGCGCGCTGCGTGTAGACGATGACGGCCACCGTGACCTGGGCAGcgaagagcagcagcagcagcccaaaaTACTTCGGGGACAAACAGAGGGGGTGGGGGTCAGCCAGacctgccccccagcccctccgcAGCACGGGGGGCACCTCAGAGGGGTCCCCCTCCTCCCCGCTGCTGTCCCCGGGGCAGGATGTGGTGGCACCACGTGTCCCTGCGGTCGCCCCAGGAAattgcagcacagccaccccacaCCCTCCCAGTTCCGTGAGCCCCCCGACCCCCCCAACTCACCAGCCCCAGCATGGCCTTGACCTCCTTGAGGGCCCCCAGGCACCCCAGGAAGCCCAGGAGCATGGTGGCCATGCCGACCCCCGAGAAGCCGTAAGAGCAGAGCCTCAGGCTGACCAGCGGCgaccctggggacacggggcgGGTTGAGGGACCCTGCCAGCCCTCTGGGGGTGCCGCTCCTCCCGGGGTACCCCCCGCTTCAGGGGCGCCTTACCCAGCACGGCGGCGAAGCTCTGCCGGTCGAACAGGACCCAAAAGCTGAAGGCGAGGAGGAGGATGCCCAGGAACTGAGGGGGAGCCCAGGTTAGGAAACGGGGGATCCCCGGTGccccccagcactgggaggcCGATCCCCTCAGGTTCCCCcatctccccctgccccccaagtccccccagccccactcacgAAGAAGAAGAGGttgagaagaaagaggaagcacttggtgcagcccaggcagctttTGGGGCTCATGTCTGCGCGGGGGTCGCACCCGCAGGGACTCAGAGCCCACCCCGAGCCCGAACCGTCCCCGGGCCCCGTTCCCCTCCCGTcccgcccggcgccgccgcctcGGGACCCGCGGGAAGCGCCGGGGGCGGCGGAAGCGCGGCGGGGGCGTCGCCGCGGGACCCCCGTGGACAGCGGGGGCCGCGAGCCCCGGTGTGACCCCCGGCGTGACCCCTGGGAACGGGGCCGTGACCCCCCGAGTGACCCCTGGGGACGGGCGGTGAccccgggggtcccggggggctgcgggggcggGACCGAAACCGGGAGGGGGCGGGACCGGTAAATGAGTGACAGGGCCAGGGGGCGGAGCGGCTGCGGGAGGGAGGCGTGGCCGTGGGCGCTGCCTCCGCCCCGCCCACGTTCGGACTCCGCTCCGATCACGTGCCGCGGGCGCCCCCCGCCGGTGTCACGTGACGGCGGCGGGGCCCACGTGTTCCGGGCgcgatggcggcggcggcggcggcttcGGCCcagcggggcggcggcggcggaggaggaggaggaggaggagcaggcgGCGGCGGCGATCCCGGGGCCGATCCCGGagccggggccggcggcggcgagcccgccccgcccccgggGGGCGGTGGTGAGTGGGGGGACCGGCGGGACCCGCGGCGGGGCGCGGCCTGTGCGGCtcggggaggcggcggcggcggcggcggctgggGCGGTCGGTGGCCGCTGCCGCCCGGTGAGTGCCCCGCTGTCCGCAGGGGCCTCCTCGGACCAGATCATGCAGACCGGGGCCATCCTGCTGCGGGCGTGAGTAGGGgaggcgggagcggcgggaggacgggcggggccgggggacAAGGGGCGGCTTGGGGACCCGGGAGGGGACttgggactgggaggggactgggaggggatttGGGCACACGGGGAGCAGAGAGACAACGGGGGACACGAGGTACGGGGGGATttgggactgggaggggacttGGAGGGGACTTGGGGGGACACAGGGTgtgggggggactgggggggacttggggggacacagggtgtgggggggactggggggacCTGGGGGACAAATGGGTgtgggggggactgggggggacTTGGGGGGACACAGGGTGTAGGGGGGACTTGTGGGGATTCTGGGGGGACACAGAGTGCGGGGGCAACTCAAAACTTGGCGGGGGTCTTGAGaggatgcagagctgtggggacacagggagtgAAGGGGGACTTAGGGGGACACGAGGGGATcccagggggacacaggggggaCTTGGGGGACATCAGGGGGCTTGACAGGGTCCTGGACCTTGGGCTCCAGGCGTGGCCCTGGAGGGAAGGACTCGGGCGGGGGGTGGGAGAGAGGGCCGGGGTCCCCCGGAGCCGGGGGGTCACGCAGAGCACCGGGGGGTCCCAGGTTCGTGCGGGACCGCGTGCAGCGCTGCGGGGACCCCCAGGCCGTGGCGCTGAGCGAGGCCGagctgggccagccccagcccagcagccccgaCACCAAACGCCTCAGCGAGTGCCTGCGGCGCATCGGCGACGAGCTCGACAGCAacatggagctgcagaggtgggCAGCTGCCGCTCCCCGGGGGTGCCCCTGGCGTCCCCCGGGCCGGCCTGACTGTGCCCGCCGTCCCCTGCCCCAGGATGATCGAGCAGGTGGGCTGTGACGCCCCCAAAAAGCTGTTCTTCCGCGTGGCCAAGGAGATGTTCGCCGACGGCACCTTCAACTGGGGCCGCGTGGTCGCCCTCTTCTACTTTGCCTGCAAGCTGGTGCTCAAGGTGGGTGTGGAGCCCCCCAAAAGCCTTCCCTGGGCcgccctgagcccctctgaaCCCCCCTGCTCCCGGCAGGCTCTGTGCACCAAGGTCCCGGAGCTGGTGCAGACCATCCTGCGCTGGACCATGGAGTACCTGCAGGAGAACGTGCTGGCCTGGATCCAGGCCCAGGGCGGATGGGtgagaccccaaaccccccatTCCTGGGGGGGCCGTGCCCCTGACCCCTCCCtagcaccccaaaccccccattcctctgggggctgtgccccTGACCCCTCCCAGGTACCCCAAACCCCCCATTCCTGGGGGGCCGTGCCCCTGACCCCTCCCaggcaccccaaaccccccatTCCTCGGGGGGCTGTGCCCCTGACCCCTCCCAGGTAACCCAACCCCCCCTGTTTCTCAGGGTGGCTGAGCCCCTGTTTGGGAATCTCCCCAGTGTTCCCTTTTACCCAAATTTATCCCAAatcctcccctccatcccccctgtcccagctgccctgggctggttGTTCTGGGGGGGAGGTTTGGGACCCCCCAGCACGGGGTGCTGACCTCgcccccctgtgtccccccccAGGAAGGGCTCCTGTCCCACTTTGGGACCCCCACCTGGCAGACCATCACCATCTTTGCTGCTGGCGTCCTCACGGCCTCGCTGACCATCTGGAAGATGTCCTAGACTCGGGGGGGGCCATGTTCTTCCCCCCCCCGAGACCCCCGGGACCCCTCCCCTGCCGGCAGGGATGGTGCTGACCCCCAGGCCCGGGGGGGTCTTTAACCAACACCACTCGCTCACCTGGTTTTTGGGGTGGTGGCCGAGCTGTGGGGGCCTGGGGGGGAcacacccctccctcccccaagGTCCTccccccccagcccttcccagaggtcacagctgggatttggggggtggggacaccccccagccctggcctgccCTCGGTTTGACCGCGGGATTTGTGGTGCTTCgagttgggggggggggggggggatccTGCGGTTCCACCCCCGATGTGGGGGTGgctggggggggtggggtgtCTGTGACCCCCCCAGAATGACctggggggtgggtggggggggagggttACAGCCATGGCTGTAGGGTGAGTATTTATTGGGGGTCCCCGTCCCCCAAAAAGGGCCCCCCCAGGTGCAATACCCCCCTCCCGGGGCGGGGGCTCTCAGGGTGGGGGGGCCACACCCCCCGTTTACACCCCCTCAACCCCCCCCGGTTTTGGAGgtcccccccgtgtccccgAGGCGGAGGGGGGGGGCGCAAAGTGaccccttcccccaccccccacgGTGCTCTTGGCGGTGACGTCACGGGGAACCGCCCCTCCCCAAAATGGGTGGGCCCCGcctccaccccccccccccccccatcgCTTCTCTCCGTagtggatttttcttctctttttttgtacCTTGGTTTTTGTATCTCGGGAATTTcgatggaaataaaaaaaaaatcgaaCGCGATGCTTGGTGGGCATCCCCAAAACCCCCGGGGAGCCCTGGGGGATCTGGGCTGCggatggggaagggggggaCAAGAACTGGGGGGGCGCAGCGCCGCTTTCACTTTCGCTTTTCCCACGTGACTGGGGGGGGCTCAGGGGCCCCTCGGGGGGTGGGGGTCTTGGTTGATGGGGGAGGAGTGAGGAGGGGTCCTTCAGCCCCCGCCCCCCCCGCCGCAGGGCCATTTGGGGTCCGTCTGTGCGGAAGGGGGGGGGGTTTGTTGGAGTGGGGGTCCGACATCTGGACCCTTCCCCACGGGCAGTGTCCCTCCTGCAGCGCAGCCTCTGGTCCAGCGCCGAAGgaatttttggggggttttgggggtggtGTCCGCCGGCTGTGGGGGTGGCTTTGGGGGGTGGTCCCCCCCGGCTGTGTGGGGCCGCTGCTCCCCCACCTGGCCCTGGGGGCCGAGGCGAGCCGGGTCCCCCTGGAGCTGCGGGGACCCCGAGAGAGGAGGGGCGGCTCCCAGTTCCAACCTGTTCCCCCCAGTTCGCCCCAGTCCCGGGGCGGCGGAAACGCGGAGTCAGCGCTGCCAAGTTCCTCTTTTATGGTCCCGGCGCTGAGTCGGCTCCTTCCGCACCCTACAGCCCACTAAACTCCGATTAACGGGAGTTCACCGGCACCCCAGGAGCCGCCGGGACACCCCAAACcgccccccagcccccctgtGCCTCCCAAGCCAGCGGGGAactgccccagccccccccccGCTCCTCGTTACCCCACTCCCGGGGGGGACACAAAGGTGGGGTGGAACCCCCATCCCCCAAGATCCTGCCCAGTCATGCTGACTGTGGGGCCGTGTGACAAACGGGGACAAGGGCCAAGGCCACCCGGCTCCTTCCGGAGGGGCGAGCGGGGGGGCGCGCCCCCTTTTGCCCGCCCCCGCGGCGGGGAAGGGCCATAAAACCCCCCCGGCGGACGTTGAGCGGCCACAGCCGCGTTCTCGCTTCAACAGTGCTTGAACGGAACCGGCTGCTCGCGGCGCTCCCTCCATCCGTCCATCCCGGCCGTCCATCCGTCCGTCCCGCCGCTCCCGAACCGCTCCGTCCGTACCGCTATGGAGTCCCAGATCCGCCAGAATTACCACCGCGACTGCGAGGCCGCCGTCAACCGCATGGTCAACATGGAGCTCTACGCCTCCTACGTCTACCTGTCCATGGTAGGGGGGCTCGGGACCCCCGGCGTTGGGGgaccccccctccccccaaaatcccctcccGCTGCTGGGGGGGCCGGCGCCGCTcgggaggggtggggagggctcCTGGGGGACTCCCCCTgacctctcctccctgccctctctctCGCAGGGGTTCTACTTCGAGAGGGACGACGTGGCCCTGTCGCGACTGTCGCAGTTCTTCCTGGAGCAGTCGCGGGAGGAGCGGGAGCACGCCGAGGGGCTGCTGCGCTTCCAGACCAACCGCGGCGGCCGCGTCCTGCTGCAGGACGTCAAGGTGCGTGGGGGGCGAGGGGGGCTGCGGCTGGCCCTGGGCTACCTGGGCCCCTCCAGGTGAGCGTCCTGCCCCGCAGAAGCCGGAGCGGGACACCTGGGGCTCGGCGCTGGAGGCGGTGGAGGCGGcgctgcagctggagaagtcGGTGAACCAGgcgctgctggagctgcacgCCCTGGCTGCCGAGAAGGGAGACCCCCACGTGAGTGCTGCCCTGGCTTTGGCCTTCATCCCCTTCTTCCTCAAGGGTCTGAcgcctccctctccctccccagctcccagtgctcccagttcctcccttttcccagatGTGCCTCGGGATCGCCCCGGGGATCCAGAGGAGGGAATGCCGCGGTTCCACCCCCCGatgtgggggtggggggggggtctcTGTGACTCCCCCCAGAATGCCGtggggggatgggggggaggGTTACAGCCATGACTGTAGGGTGAGTATTTATTGGGAgtccccacccccaaaaaagggCCCCCCCAGGTACAGTACCCCCCTCCCGAGGCAGAGgctctttcccctccctcctccacgGGAGTTTTTGggatctcctgctgctcccggGGGTCCGTCACCTCCCCAGACCCTCGGCCCTGCCTGATACCCCTCTGTCCCGCAGCTCTGTGACTTCCTGGAGTCCCACTACCTGGACGAGCAGGTGAAGGCCATCAAGGAGCTGGGTGACCACGCCACCAACCTGCGCCGCCTCAATGGTGGGGGGTCCGGGGGGGCCTCGGCCGGCCTCGGCGAGTACCTGTTCGACCGTCTGAGCCTGAAGGAGCGCAGCTGAGCCTCCCCCCACCATGGGCAGCACCCACCACCATCCTCCTGAGCCCCCAGACCCTCGTAACCCCCCGCCCCAGCCAAGGGggccctgcctgctgggctctcccagCATGATTCCCATAAAGGGTCTGTCTCTGGTCTCCTCTGTTCTTGTCTCCTCTGTCATTTGCCTCCCCCCTTCAGGGGCGTTGGGCTGGGGTTAGTGGGGGCTGTCATGGGTTGGGGGAGGTGGCACAACTTCTTCAGGGATGGGACAAATTTATTGGAGTTTTGGGTGTTGCTGAGCGTGTTCTGACCCTGTAGTGAGGtctgaggaaaacagaagggGCTCTTGACCACAGGAAAGAGAGCCATCGACTTGAGTGTCTTGGGACGAGGTTAGAGAATGGATCTGGCCATGCTAGGCCAGCCAAAGCTACAGCTCCTTGCAGCTTTTGCCAGGGAGAAATCCTGCAATTTGCAAATTAAGGAGGCAGAAGGTGACTCAGGGGCACAGACCCCTGAACACCAACGCCagccttttccctgggaaaccaAACTCAGGTTCCTGGTGGCAGTTTGGCAGTctgtttggcactgccaggcaaaCAGAGTTTTACTTTGCTGCAGCCTTGGTCTGGAAGAAATGGAGTGCTCCATCCTAAGCCTTGcctcctcccctcagccctctTCTGCTGTGTGCCCTTCTTCACCCCTTTAAACTTGgagcccatcccacccctgccccatccctcacTCTCCCCACTGCCCACCTGTGAAtccctgcaggaggggagggggctgcagggtgacAGGGGGGCAGCTCAGAGGCACAAGGGGCCTTTAGGAGCCAAGGGGTGCCCCAGGGGGGCACGGAGACGCTGAGAGGCTGCAGTGGGGAACTTGAGGGTGACAGAAAGAGGCTGAGGGGCAGGGGGTGCCTGAGGGTGACAGGTGAGCCAGCCCTCACGCCACACCTAACCTCACCCTAAAAACCACCCCTACCCAGGTGGAGAGTGCAGGGTGGAGGTCAGGGGGCGAGGGACAATGCTGGGGGTCTTGGGGTGACACACGGACATTGCGGGCTGAGGGGCAAAGAGGGGGTGGTTTGACAGGTGGAGAGCAGACACAGAGTTAGGGACACAGGGTACCAGGTAGGGTTAGGGTACAGGTGCAGCAGCCCTCACCCCAGCCCTAAGCTCACCCTAAACaacacccccagcaccccagtgtcatcgtttgagcctggcgcaatgccagtgcccccacgagatcacctccttccctggcacccactgtg
This portion of the Serinus canaria isolate serCan28SL12 chromosome 25, serCan2020, whole genome shotgun sequence genome encodes:
- the KASH5 gene encoding protein KASH5 isoform X5 yields the protein MGGCRRCSGRWTPRPRARRWTGAGSAAPWVPGSQRAGRTGPRSRTWPLVTLEQCQQGDNTDVTSPSAEAAGLRSRARQLAAQNAKLQRDAELAEELNTRLAEEIAQLQAQLRSSRQALEQARVAVEELDDMKAVVKRLEEENTELRRQARLAEKEQRSLCSRAEGLQEENQRLLAEGQGLREQIQAQAARMASLEAQLCRGTTLLSARDAALAQAGQRAQELTAALEEYERMVQELRLETTRLRQQLGRMRDAWAMRPWCPRSQLDLQATATASPGAGDKEEEEDAGTALSAGGGGLVGSTAEVAKVVAPQAPLSPWTPLSPWALALLALLALLYLLPRQWPQPQLRHRSPPPL
- the CD37 gene encoding leukocyte antigen CD37; amino-acid sequence: MSPKSCLGCTKCFLFLLNLFFFFLGILLLAFSFWVLFDRQSFAAVLGSPLVSLRLCSYGFSGVGMATMLLGFLGCLGALKEVKAMLGLYFGLLLLLFAAQVTVAVIVYTQRATLATKVATYAEELIRGYPAQGPPGDPHESWDAVQQQLGCCGWKGPQDWDQHDDTTRDRDRTIACSCLRAPNSTHNRPWVLPHGRCTTAAPQDIFPRGCKERVQSWLAGNLVTIVGVCIGIGLGELSLLMLSMFLLRNLDSRYEKLLRGL
- the KASH5 gene encoding protein KASH5 isoform X3 — its product is MTGHNGHDGRLQALQRALDPTAAGTALDWSRFRSAMGAWIAACRQDGAEEQDVATGDTGAVPAEDEGHASPATTPLQGDNTDVTSPSAEAAGLRSRARQLAAQNAKLQRDAELAEELNTRLAEEIAQLQAQLRSSRQALEQARVAVEELDDMKAVVKRLEEENTELRRQARLAEKEQRSLCSRAEGLQEENQRLLAEGQGLREQIQAQAARMASLEAQLCRGTTLLSARDAALAQAGQRAQELTAALEEYERMVQELRLETTRLRQQLGRMRDAWAMRPWCPRSQLDLQATATASPGAGDKEEEEDAGTALSAGGGGLVGSTAEVAKVVAPQAPLSPWTPLSPWALALLALLALLYLLPRQWPQPQLRHRSPPPL
- the LOC127060513 gene encoding ferritin heavy chain A-like; this translates as MESQIRQNYHRDCEAAVNRMVNMELYASYVYLSMGFYFERDDVALSRLSQFFLEQSREEREHAEGLLRFQTNRGGRVLLQDVKKPERDTWGSALEAVEAALQLEKSVNQALLELHALAAEKGDPHLCDFLESHYLDEQVKAIKELGDHATNLRRLNGGGSGGASAGLGEYLFDRLSLKERS
- the KASH5 gene encoding protein KASH5 isoform X2; its protein translation is MGGCRRCSGRWTPRPRARRWTGAGSAAPWVPGSQRAGRTGPRSRTWPLVTLEQCQQRTKDTHPQPPPRSRVTTRTSPARKCLLWGHPAIPGRAPRSTPGAVGLPSSAEAAGLRSRARQLAAQNAKLQRDAELAEELNTRLAEEIAQLQAQLRSRQALEQARVAVEELDDMKAVVKRLEEENTELRRQARLAEKEQRSLCSRAEGLQEENQRLLAEGQGLREQIQAQAARMASLEAQLCRGTTLLSARDAALAQAGQRAQELTAALEEYERMVQELRLETTRLRQQLGRMRDAWAMRPWCPRSQLDLQATATASPGAGDKEEEEDAGTALSAGGGGLVGSTAEVAKVVAPQAPLSPWTPLSPWALALLALLALLYLLPRQWPQPQLRHRSPPPL
- the BAX gene encoding apoptosis regulator BAX; protein product: MAAAAAASAQRGGGGGGGGGGGAGGGGDPGADPGAGAGGGEPAPPPGGGGASSDQIMQTGAILLRAFVRDRVQRCGDPQAVALSEAELGQPQPSSPDTKRLSECLRRIGDELDSNMELQRMIEQVGCDAPKKLFFRVAKEMFADGTFNWGRVVALFYFACKLVLKALCTKVPELVQTILRWTMEYLQENVLAWIQAQGGWEGLLSHFGTPTWQTITIFAAGVLTASLTIWKMS
- the KASH5 gene encoding protein KASH5 isoform X1 yields the protein MGGCRRCSGRWTPRPRARRWTGAGSAAPWVPGSQRAGRTGPRSRTWPLVTLEQCQQRTKDTHPQPPPRSRVTTRTSPARKCLLWGHPAIPGRAPRSTPGAVGLPSSAEAAGLRSRARQLAAQNAKLQRDAELAEELNTRLAEEIAQLQAQLRSSRQALEQARVAVEELDDMKAVVKRLEEENTELRRQARLAEKEQRSLCSRAEGLQEENQRLLAEGQGLREQIQAQAARMASLEAQLCRGTTLLSARDAALAQAGQRAQELTAALEEYERMVQELRLETTRLRQQLGRMRDAWAMRPWCPRSQLDLQATATASPGAGDKEEEEDAGTALSAGGGGLVGSTAEVAKVVAPQAPLSPWTPLSPWALALLALLALLYLLPRQWPQPQLRHRSPPPL
- the KASH5 gene encoding protein KASH5 isoform X4; translation: MTGHNGHDGRLQALQRALDPTAAGTALDWSRFRSAMGAWIAACRQDGAEEQDVATGDTGAVPAEDEGHASPATTPLQGDNTDVTSPAEAAGLRSRARQLAAQNAKLQRDAELAEELNTRLAEEIAQLQAQLRSSRQALEQARVAVEELDDMKAVVKRLEEENTELRRQARLAEKEQRSLCSRAEGLQEENQRLLAEGQGLREQIQAQAARMASLEAQLCRGTTLLSARDAALAQAGQRAQELTAALEEYERMVQELRLETTRLRQQLGRMRDAWAMRPWCPRSQLDLQATATASPGAGDKEEEEDAGTALSAGGGGLVGSTAEVAKVVAPQAPLSPWTPLSPWALALLALLALLYLLPRQWPQPQLRHRSPPPL